One genomic window of Sphingobacterium oryzagri includes the following:
- a CDS encoding alpha/beta hydrolase fold domain-containing protein translates to MSFLFSFSKAFSQADSAAYNFESHIDLTYKVSAKNDSLKLDLFLPSSVAQEKKPLVILLHGGGWAFGDKELESIYFMRALKAQLLQNNYAVASIDYSLVSDSVHFPTPIADCKDAVKWLYSQADTYQLDTANFGIWGGSAGAHLAMLVAYSDADEFVGDKQLAAYPSRLNYVVDNFGPTDLNKLFKVNLNGVSTLMFKLFVRKLYDIRNNLTYAMTGYRFKDEKDKVIAANASYSPLQYIDENAAPTLILHGTKDRIVALEQSEALSKVLDQYQVANELVIVEGGDHGFGNIGNDKTDELVSKTVAYIKQHTH, encoded by the coding sequence TTGTCTTTTCTATTCTCATTTTCCAAAGCCTTTTCGCAAGCCGATTCAGCAGCTTACAATTTCGAGAGTCACATCGATTTAACCTATAAAGTCAGCGCCAAAAACGACTCGCTTAAGCTTGATCTTTTTTTGCCATCTTCAGTAGCTCAGGAAAAAAAGCCGCTAGTCATTTTGCTGCACGGCGGCGGTTGGGCTTTTGGCGATAAAGAATTGGAAAGCATCTATTTCATGCGTGCCCTGAAAGCGCAATTGCTGCAAAATAACTATGCTGTGGCGAGCATCGACTATAGTTTGGTGTCTGACAGTGTTCATTTTCCGACGCCAATTGCCGATTGTAAAGATGCTGTAAAATGGTTGTATAGCCAGGCCGATACCTATCAGTTGGATACGGCTAATTTCGGTATATGGGGAGGATCAGCCGGAGCACATTTGGCAATGCTCGTGGCGTATAGTGATGCCGACGAATTTGTAGGCGATAAGCAACTGGCCGCTTACCCAAGTCGGTTAAATTATGTGGTCGATAATTTCGGCCCGACGGATCTTAATAAGTTGTTTAAAGTTAATCTGAATGGTGTATCCACCCTTATGTTCAAGCTTTTTGTGCGCAAATTGTACGATATCCGCAACAACTTAACGTACGCTATGACGGGTTATCGATTTAAAGACGAAAAAGACAAAGTAATTGCAGCAAATGCATCGTATTCGCCACTGCAATATATTGATGAAAACGCTGCGCCGACGTTGATTTTGCATGGCACAAAAGATCGTATCGTAGCTTTGGAACAGTCGGAAGCGTTATCGAAAGTTCTGGATCAATATCAGGTAGCGAATGAATTGGTCATCGTGGAAGGTGGCGATCACGGCTTTGGCAATATCGGCAATGATAAAACAGACGAGTTGGTTTCAAAAACAGTAGCCTATATCAAGCAGCATACGCATTGA